AGTTCGCCGCCACCCCCATCCCCGGCAAGGACGGCGGCATCGCCCCGTCGGTGCTCGGAGGCTCCCACCTGTCGATGTTCAACACGGCCGACAACCCCGACCTGGCGTGGGAGTTCATCAAGCTCATGACCACGGGCGACTTCGCCGCGCAGTGGGGCGAGCAGTCGGGTTACTTCCCCGGCCAGCAGTCGCTGCTCACCGAGACGATGAGCTCCGACGACCCGCTCGTGGCGCCGTTCGCGACGCAGCTCGTCGACGGCGGCGGCACCGTGCCGGTGACGCCGAAGTTCGGCGCCGTGCAGGCGAAGAAGACGACGAACACCGCCATCCAGGCGATCCTCTCCGGGCAGAAGACGGTCGAGCAGGCCACCTCCGACGCCGCAGCGGAGATGAACGAGATCATGAACGGCAACTGAGTCCGTGACCTCGACGATCCAGGTTCCGACGCCCGCGCGGGGGGCTGAATCCCCCCGCGCGGGCGGCGGCCCCGTGCAGCGCAGGAGCCCGCTGACGCGCCTGCGGCCGTGGCTGCTGCTCGGTCCGGCACTGGCCGTGCTCGCCGTGCTGCTGCTGTGGCCGCTCGTGCGCGTGTTCCTCTTCTCGCTGCAGGACTACGGCCTGCGCGAGATCGTGTCGGGCGAGCCGAACTGGATCGGCCTCGCCAACTACGGCGAGATCTTCACCGACCCCACGCTGTGGACGGTCGTGCTTCCCAACACCGTCGGGTTCGCGGTGCTCGCCGTGGCGTGCACCGTCGCCCTCGGCACTGGCGTGGCCGTGCTCATGGCCTCCCTCGGCCCGCTCTGGCGCACCGTCGTGGGAAGCGCCATCATGATCGCCTGGGCGATGCCCGCGGTCACCGGCACGTACGTCTGGATCTGGATCTTCGACGCCGACCGCGGCATCTTCAACGAGACCCTCCAGGCGCTGGGGCTCCAGGACGAGCCGGTCAACTGGTTCACCAACCGCTACACCTTCTACGCCATCGTGCTGCTCAATGTCGTGCACCACGGCTTCCCGTTCGTGGCGATCACCATCCTCGCCGGGCTCCTCGGGGTGCCGAAGGAGATGCTCGAGGCCGCCGAGATGGACGGCGCGGGCGCCTGGCGCCGGTTCTGGCGCATCATCGTGCCGAACCTCAAGCAGGTCTTCGCCGTCGTGATCATCCTCTCGACGATCTGGGACTTCAAGGTCTTCGCGCAGGTCTACCTCATGCCCGGCGGCTCGGGCTCGAACCGCGAGGCGCTGAACCTCGGCGTCTGGTCGTACGTGGAGTCGTTCGGCCAGAACCGCTACGGGTTCGGCTCGGCCATCGCCGTGCTCCTGACCCTGGTGCTCCTCGGCATCACCGTCGTCTACGTGCGCACCATGCTGAAGGAGGACGAGCTGTGAGCACCATGACGCCCGCCCCGGTGACCACGCCCGCGGCATCCGGAGCCACCGGTGACACCTCGCGGGGCACGATCCCGCGCACGCGCCGCACCGCACGCAAGACCCGTTCGGCCGCGATCAAGGCCGTGCTGGTCGTGCTGCTGCTCGGCTTCACGCTCTTCCCGGCGTTCTGGATGCTCTCGAGCGCCTTCGACAAGTCGGCCGGCGCCGGCGGCCAGACGCTGCTGCCCCGCGAGTGGACGCTCGCCAACTTCGAGTACGTGCTCACCGAGGGCGGCTTCGACGTCTTCCTCCGCAACTCGGCGATCGTCGCCCTCGTCACGGTGCTCGCCAGCGCCGTGCTCGCCCTCCTCGCCTCGGTGGCCGTGGCCCGGTTCCGCTTCCGGTTCCGCACCGGCATGCTGCTCATGATCCTCGTCGTGCAGATGGTGCCGCTCGAGGCGCTCGTCATCCCGCTGTTCGTGCAGGTGCGCGACCTGCAGCTGCTCAACACGCTGCTCGGCCTGATGGTCGTGTACGTCGCGCTCTCGCTGCCGTTCGGCATCTGGATGCTGCGCGGCTTCGTCGCGGCCGTGCCCATCGAGCTCGAGGAAGCCGCCTACATCGACGGCGCGAGCTGGGGCCGGATGTTCCGGTCGGTGCTGCTCCCGCTCGTGATGCCCGGCCTCGTGGCCACGAGCGTGTTCTCGTTCATCACCGCCTGGAACGAGTTCATCTTCGCGATGACCCTCCTCGGCGGCGCGACCGAGAACTACACGGTCGCGATCGGCCTGAAGCAGTTCTTCGGCGAGCACTCCAACGAGTGGGGCTACATCATGGCCGCGTCGACGATCATCACCATCCCCGTCATGATCTTCTTCGTCATCGTGCA
This DNA window, taken from Agromyces sp. 3263, encodes the following:
- a CDS encoding carbohydrate ABC transporter permease — its product is MQRRSPLTRLRPWLLLGPALAVLAVLLLWPLVRVFLFSLQDYGLREIVSGEPNWIGLANYGEIFTDPTLWTVVLPNTVGFAVLAVACTVALGTGVAVLMASLGPLWRTVVGSAIMIAWAMPAVTGTYVWIWIFDADRGIFNETLQALGLQDEPVNWFTNRYTFYAIVLLNVVHHGFPFVAITILAGLLGVPKEMLEAAEMDGAGAWRRFWRIIVPNLKQVFAVVIILSTIWDFKVFAQVYLMPGGSGSNREALNLGVWSYVESFGQNRYGFGSAIAVLLTLVLLGITVVYVRTMLKEDEL
- a CDS encoding carbohydrate ABC transporter permease; protein product: MTPAPVTTPAASGATGDTSRGTIPRTRRTARKTRSAAIKAVLVVLLLGFTLFPAFWMLSSAFDKSAGAGGQTLLPREWTLANFEYVLTEGGFDVFLRNSAIVALVTVLASAVLALLASVAVARFRFRFRTGMLLMILVVQMVPLEALVIPLFVQVRDLQLLNTLLGLMVVYVALSLPFGIWMLRGFVAAVPIELEEAAYIDGASWGRMFRSVLLPLVMPGLVATSVFSFITAWNEFIFAMTLLGGATENYTVAIGLKQFFGEHSNEWGYIMAASTIITIPVMIFFVIVQRRLSSGLVAGAVKG